In the genome of Myxococcus stipitatus, one region contains:
- a CDS encoding DUF1552 domain-containing protein, with product MLRELSRRSLLKTLAGSAAALPLANLLGTTNAYAQGTASPMRFIAIFTPHGCLPEYWNPQGEGEGFSLNFPNSMLQPLEAHKSKLLVLDGLDYQVLYEHGLTGHEGGPLTFLTGSKVNTASGDDLPENASLDQVLAAQAHIGGSTKFRSIQLNAWEQFGGQHVYNSISFTANGGRVPFERNPAGAFQRLFGTAPSPVTDPVEAGRSTTRRRSLLNYLVKDAERLRNKLAGAEREKLETHLESLHDIERRLGALSLTPPGLAPAPAPAEGDCSGTNGPPNYDVGSLGNLSLMPQLTKLHMDVITRAFACDLTRVVTLTIPGPSMPWLDIHEDTHNDLAHRLDVTDPTERARIRGKMVQVQRWYAEQVAYLMSGLASIPEGSGTVLDNTLILWGNELGDSTGHMNVRVPTVLAGGAAGKFRMGRFLRLRPAGSNPLGNWDGPGTPLPGAVAHNKLLVSIAQAFGVNVNTFGHPDFKGPLSGLT from the coding sequence ATGCTTCGAGAACTTTCACGTCGCTCTCTTCTCAAGACACTGGCGGGCTCGGCCGCGGCGTTGCCCCTGGCCAACCTGCTGGGCACCACGAATGCGTATGCGCAGGGCACCGCGTCGCCCATGCGCTTCATCGCCATCTTCACGCCGCACGGCTGCCTGCCGGAGTACTGGAACCCACAGGGGGAGGGCGAGGGCTTCTCGCTCAACTTCCCCAACTCCATGCTCCAGCCGCTGGAGGCCCACAAGTCCAAGCTGCTGGTGCTGGATGGGCTGGACTACCAGGTGCTCTACGAGCACGGGCTGACGGGCCACGAGGGTGGCCCCTTGACGTTCCTCACCGGCAGCAAGGTCAACACCGCCAGCGGTGATGACCTGCCGGAGAACGCGTCGCTGGACCAGGTGCTCGCGGCGCAGGCCCACATCGGCGGCTCCACGAAGTTCCGCTCCATCCAGCTCAACGCGTGGGAGCAGTTCGGCGGCCAGCACGTCTACAACAGCATCAGCTTCACCGCGAACGGGGGCCGCGTGCCCTTCGAGCGCAACCCGGCGGGCGCCTTCCAGCGCCTGTTCGGCACCGCGCCCTCGCCGGTGACGGACCCGGTGGAGGCGGGGCGCTCGACGACGCGCCGCCGCAGCCTCCTGAACTACCTGGTGAAGGACGCCGAGCGGCTGCGCAACAAGCTCGCCGGCGCGGAGCGGGAGAAGCTGGAGACGCATCTGGAGTCGCTGCACGACATCGAGCGGCGGCTGGGGGCGCTGAGCCTGACGCCTCCGGGGCTGGCCCCCGCACCGGCGCCCGCCGAGGGCGACTGCAGCGGGACGAACGGGCCTCCGAACTACGACGTGGGCTCGCTCGGCAATCTCTCGCTCATGCCGCAGCTGACGAAGCTCCACATGGATGTCATCACCCGCGCCTTCGCGTGTGATTTGACGCGCGTGGTGACGCTGACGATTCCGGGGCCGTCCATGCCGTGGCTGGACATCCACGAGGACACGCACAACGACCTGGCGCACCGGCTGGACGTCACGGACCCCACGGAGCGGGCGAGGATTCGCGGGAAGATGGTCCAGGTGCAGCGCTGGTACGCCGAGCAGGTGGCGTACCTGATGTCGGGCCTGGCCTCCATCCCGGAGGGCAGCGGCACGGTGCTGGACAACACGCTCATCCTCTGGGGCAACGAGCTGGGGGATTCGACGGGCCACATGAACGTGCGCGTGCCCACGGTGCTCGCGGGCGGCGCGGCGGGGAAGTTCCGCATGGGCCGCTTCCTGCGGCTGCGTCCCGCGGGCTCCAACCCGCTGGGCAACTGGGATGGCCCGGGCACGCCGCTGCCGGGTGCGGTGGCCCACAACAAGCTGCTGGTGTCCATCGCCCAGGCCTTCGGGGTGAACGTGAACACCTTCGGCCATCCGGACTTCAAGGGCCCGCTGTCGGGCCTGACCTGA